The Thermoplasma acidophilum DSM 1728 genome includes a window with the following:
- a CDS encoding FAD-dependent thymidylate synthase has protein sequence MSFSNEDRDVFIIKTDRMIDRGALMSRYSRASDPDIRSVFHREFEGNQKRSEDFYRRIFLEYGDESIAELVTAQVGIQNVSNVISKVIEEIRIGLSYLEKSTRYVAYDRKVDGHYLFMQAEKIGLSGEAAREYTDLCNRLFDLYSSTLPRIEEEISRQWPIESFDFNIDGNPRNYKELDENGRKLAQKSYRSSVRSRALDDARFILPASTLTNMGVSGNGRSFIHLIQKLMEYGVPESERLAHDLYEELKGEFPQIIDDALSQHGQDIINYKRSLASLFPYTDGGRFEKVRLIKYSNEREEMQKVLALLMYPFAEDASGIISRIKAMELSEASAILERIRDLRKNRRMKVGRPFEAVNYVFEVTTNYGAFRDLQRHRFLSIVRKPLTVSYGFDVPPIIAKMPDLSEEYAEAMKDAERVYRIIKERYGAWIAQYAVPFAYRYPVVFTTNLAEATYFIELRSTPQAHFDLRDIAIRMYNEIKSVHPSLAGIIKFVDTGDYPLGRLSAEVRKNVKAGGI, from the coding sequence ATGTCATTTTCGAACGAGGACAGAGACGTCTTCATAATCAAGACCGATCGCATGATCGATCGCGGTGCACTTATGTCAAGGTACAGCAGGGCATCGGATCCGGACATAAGATCGGTCTTTCACAGGGAATTCGAGGGAAACCAGAAGAGGTCTGAGGACTTTTACAGGAGGATCTTTCTGGAGTATGGCGATGAATCAATAGCTGAACTCGTAACTGCACAGGTTGGGATACAGAACGTTTCCAACGTCATATCAAAGGTAATTGAGGAGATACGCATAGGTCTCTCGTACCTGGAAAAATCAACAAGGTACGTAGCCTACGACAGGAAAGTGGACGGCCATTATCTGTTCATGCAGGCAGAAAAAATAGGGCTGTCTGGAGAGGCTGCCAGGGAATACACCGATCTCTGCAACAGGCTCTTCGATCTGTATTCATCGACCCTTCCAAGGATAGAGGAGGAGATTTCCAGACAGTGGCCGATCGAATCCTTTGATTTCAACATCGATGGAAATCCGAGAAACTACAAGGAACTGGACGAAAACGGCAGAAAGCTGGCCCAGAAATCTTACAGATCTTCGGTTAGGTCGAGGGCGCTTGATGACGCCAGGTTCATACTCCCTGCATCAACGCTGACAAACATGGGGGTAAGCGGAAACGGCAGGTCGTTCATACACCTCATACAGAAGCTCATGGAATACGGTGTTCCGGAATCTGAAAGGCTGGCGCATGATCTGTATGAAGAGCTGAAAGGTGAATTTCCGCAGATAATAGATGATGCATTATCCCAGCATGGCCAGGACATCATCAACTATAAGAGAAGTTTGGCGAGCCTTTTTCCATACACCGACGGGGGCAGATTCGAGAAGGTCAGGCTGATAAAGTACAGCAACGAAAGGGAGGAGATGCAGAAGGTCCTGGCATTATTGATGTATCCATTCGCAGAGGATGCATCCGGAATAATATCCAGGATCAAGGCGATGGAACTCTCCGAGGCATCCGCCATTCTGGAAAGGATCAGGGATCTGAGGAAGAACAGGAGGATGAAGGTAGGAAGGCCATTCGAGGCTGTCAACTACGTCTTCGAAGTCACCACAAACTACGGTGCTTTCCGTGATCTGCAGAGGCACAGATTCCTGAGCATAGTCAGAAAGCCGCTTACGGTAAGCTACGGCTTCGATGTCCCGCCGATAATAGCAAAGATGCCGGATCTCTCTGAGGAGTATGCGGAGGCCATGAAGGATGCAGAGAGAGTCTACCGCATCATCAAGGAACGGTACGGTGCATGGATCGCGCAGTATGCGGTGCCATTTGCATACAGATACCCTGTGGTTTTCACCACGAACCTTGCCGAGGCAACGTATTTCATCGAACTCAGAAGCACGCCGCAGGCCCATTTTGATCTCAGGGACATAGCGATCAGGATGTACAACGAGATCAAGTCCGTACATCCATCGCTTGCTGGCATCATAAAATTCGTGGATACTGGTGATTACCCGCTTGGCAGGCTTTCCGCTGAGGTACGCAAGAATGTTAAGGCCGGCGGAATTTAA
- a CDS encoding NAD-binding protein, translated as MARPNQIMESRWLVLIQGIITILLGLSLISSTHVVVIHVIGLAVGVSIKAMAFIAVFDGFVLSIFGFLMKEKTKTAWWIMVSGSFITVLILAFGAGRHYHITILGMAFSFFVIFMLIRRRREYVYPARILGRPEVAIALVTIAFTILYGIGGSLLFGDQFRPPITDLGNAFYYTGEVITTLGFGDILPVTMDAKIFTISLAFLGVAIFFSSITALILPSVERRLGGLVNRMEKRELKTLKDYVLVCGFSNLLQEYLSKMKATGTVVVVIERDEAKARSLRDEGYIVFDHNADDIDLLSSFDFSSAREIIIGSDDDAYNLIIAAAMKSVISDENRQKVRVLVVDPKDMVKFRIMGFSLINVSSVLSDSLYAGRNAPG; from the coding sequence GTGGCCAGGCCAAACCAGATAATGGAATCCAGATGGCTAGTCCTGATTCAGGGCATCATAACGATACTCCTCGGTCTGTCTCTGATATCCTCAACGCATGTCGTCGTGATACACGTGATTGGATTGGCCGTTGGGGTATCGATCAAGGCGATGGCATTCATCGCCGTATTTGACGGCTTCGTCCTCTCAATTTTCGGCTTTCTGATGAAGGAGAAGACCAAGACCGCCTGGTGGATCATGGTTTCAGGCTCCTTCATCACGGTGCTGATACTGGCCTTTGGAGCTGGAAGGCACTACCATATCACCATACTTGGCATGGCCTTCTCATTTTTCGTTATATTCATGCTCATTAGGCGGCGCAGGGAATACGTATATCCGGCCCGCATACTTGGCAGGCCTGAGGTGGCCATTGCACTGGTCACAATAGCGTTTACCATACTGTACGGCATAGGGGGATCGCTGCTGTTCGGAGATCAGTTCAGGCCGCCAATAACTGACCTGGGCAACGCCTTCTATTACACGGGCGAAGTAATAACGACGCTTGGCTTCGGCGATATACTGCCGGTGACCATGGATGCGAAGATATTCACCATATCGCTTGCCTTCCTTGGAGTGGCAATATTTTTTAGCTCGATCACCGCTCTCATACTGCCTTCGGTTGAACGCCGTCTTGGAGGCTTGGTGAACAGGATGGAGAAAAGGGAGCTGAAAACGCTTAAAGATTACGTTCTGGTATGTGGATTTTCAAATCTGCTGCAGGAGTACCTGTCGAAGATGAAGGCAACAGGAACGGTTGTTGTGGTGATAGAACGTGACGAGGCAAAGGCTAGGTCTCTGAGGGATGAGGGATACATAGTCTTCGACCACAACGCTGACGATATCGATCTCCTGTCATCATTCGATTTTTCGTCGGCCAGGGAGATAATAATAGGTTCGGATGACGATGCGTATAACCTCATAATAGCCGCAGCCATGAAGAGCGTAATATCAGACGAAAACAGGCAGAAGGTAAGGGTACTTGTCGTGGACCCAAAGGATATGGTGAAGTTCAGGATAATGGGCTTCAGCCTGATCAACGTTTCATCCGTGCTCTCGGACAGCCTGTATGCAGGAAGAAACGCACCCGGCTGA
- a CDS encoding transcriptional regulator has product MPDDLTDNAKKIYDAMKKLGATSEEKLKTADDIMKAAALGKSIVNAALQELQKKGYVKRVARQKSAGYFVVK; this is encoded by the coding sequence ATGCCTGACGATCTAACTGATAACGCAAAGAAAATTTACGATGCTATGAAGAAGCTCGGTGCGACCTCTGAGGAGAAGCTCAAGACCGCTGACGATATTATGAAGGCGGCAGCGCTTGGAAAGTCCATCGTCAACGCGGCACTCCAGGAGCTCCAGAAGAAGGGCTATGTCAAGAGGGTCGCAAGACAGAAGAGCGCAGGATACTTCGTGGTAAAATAA
- a CDS encoding alpha-ketoacid dehydrogenase subunit beta: MNMVQALNSAMDLKMSEDDSVIILGEDVGRDGGVFRVTDGLQAKYGPQRVIDTPLSELGIVGMAIGMAVNGLKPIPEIQFQDFIYTSMDQIINQMAKIRYRSGGDYTVPLVLRTPVGGGIKGGLYHSQSGEAYFAHTAGLTVVSPSNPYDAKGLLISAIESPDPVIFLEPKRLYRAQKVEVPDEKYTIPLRKANVLKQGNDVTIVTYGSMVPTVMSVASKSKYDVEVIDLRTIAPMDRDTIISSVKKTGRVVIVHEAPRTLGVGAEISAMISERAIEYLYAPIVRVTGPDTPFPYRLEEYYLPNEGRINAALDRVMSFR; this comes from the coding sequence ATGAACATGGTTCAGGCACTGAACAGTGCAATGGATCTCAAGATGTCCGAGGATGACAGCGTAATAATACTCGGAGAGGACGTAGGCAGGGATGGAGGTGTCTTCAGGGTCACGGATGGCCTACAGGCGAAGTACGGGCCACAGCGTGTGATAGACACTCCGCTTTCTGAGCTGGGAATCGTCGGAATGGCTATTGGAATGGCCGTTAACGGTCTCAAGCCGATTCCGGAGATACAGTTCCAGGATTTCATATACACTTCCATGGACCAGATAATAAACCAGATGGCGAAGATTCGCTACAGGTCAGGAGGCGATTACACCGTCCCGCTGGTTCTGCGCACTCCAGTCGGTGGCGGCATAAAGGGTGGCCTCTACCACTCGCAGAGCGGCGAAGCCTACTTCGCACATACGGCAGGCCTTACAGTTGTAAGCCCGTCAAATCCATATGATGCAAAGGGGCTCCTCATATCAGCGATAGAATCTCCAGATCCGGTCATATTCCTGGAGCCAAAGAGGCTTTACAGGGCGCAGAAGGTTGAGGTTCCGGACGAGAAATACACCATCCCGCTCAGGAAGGCAAACGTCCTGAAGCAGGGAAATGACGTTACAATAGTGACCTACGGTTCGATGGTTCCGACCGTCATGTCCGTTGCGTCCAAGTCAAAGTACGATGTTGAGGTCATAGATCTGCGCACTATAGCGCCGATGGACAGGGATACGATCATATCTTCCGTCAAGAAGACGGGCAGAGTGGTCATAGTCCACGAGGCTCCAAGGACGCTGGGGGTTGGCGCAGAGATATCCGCAATGATATCGGAGCGCGCAATAGAGTACCTTTACGCTCCGATCGTCAGGGTAACTGGCCCGGACACGCCATTCCCCTACAGGCTCGAGGAGTACTATCTGCCCAATGAAGGGAGGATAAATGCAGCTCTAGATAGGGTTATGTCATTCAGGTGA
- a CDS encoding cob(I)yrinic acid a,c-diamide adenosyltransferase — MFTRRGDQGETDLANRARVGKDSPVVEVQGTIDELNSFIGYALVLSRWDDIRNDLFRIQNDLFVLGEDVSTGGKGRTVTREMIDYLEARVKEMKAEIGKIELFVVPGGSIESASLHMARAVSRRLERRIVAASKLTEINKNVLIYANRLSSILFMHALLSNKRLNIPEKIWSIHRVS; from the coding sequence ATGTTCACAAGGAGGGGCGATCAGGGCGAAACGGACCTTGCAAACAGGGCCAGGGTAGGCAAGGACTCTCCAGTTGTTGAGGTCCAGGGCACAATCGATGAACTCAACTCATTCATAGGATACGCACTGGTGCTGAGCAGATGGGACGATATCAGGAACGATCTTTTCAGGATACAGAACGATCTCTTCGTTTTGGGTGAGGATGTATCAACCGGCGGAAAGGGTAGGACAGTAACGAGGGAGATGATAGACTATCTCGAAGCCCGCGTGAAGGAGATGAAGGCAGAGATCGGAAAGATAGAGCTTTTCGTTGTGCCTGGCGGTTCGATAGAATCCGCCTCGCTCCACATGGCACGTGCTGTTTCGAGGAGGCTTGAGAGGAGGATAGTTGCGGCGTCTAAACTCACGGAGATCAACAAGAACGTTCTGATATATGCCAACAGGCTCTCATCGATACTATTCATGCACGCATTGCTTTCCAACAAGAGGCTGAACATACCAGAGAAGATATGGAGCATACACCGCGTCTCATAA
- a CDS encoding 2-phosphosulfolactate phosphatase family protein, which yields MIRIGDGRKSDSWAEINVVVDIFRSTTTIPMILFRGAKYILPFRDVRKAIEFKRRNPGTILVGEKYGIKPPYFDYDNSPAEIAEADLSGKVVAFTSTNGTYVLSRIRSGRIIFSSYVNLSATVAMIRSQRDVLILPSNRPIGKAPEDILFANLLKLMAEGHEVDVSEYTRKTEEINRNIIAGVGERDLEFCLRVDHTNIVPEYIDGRIVQSPDSVALTDA from the coding sequence ATGATCAGGATAGGCGACGGAAGGAAGAGCGACTCATGGGCGGAGATCAACGTGGTCGTTGATATATTCAGATCCACTACCACGATTCCGATGATACTTTTTCGGGGTGCGAAATACATACTGCCTTTCCGCGATGTCAGGAAGGCAATTGAGTTCAAGAGAAGGAATCCGGGCACGATTCTCGTGGGGGAAAAGTATGGGATAAAACCGCCTTACTTTGATTATGATAATTCCCCTGCGGAAATCGCGGAGGCCGATCTTTCCGGAAAAGTTGTTGCATTCACCTCGACCAACGGTACCTACGTTCTTTCGCGTATACGGAGCGGCAGGATAATATTCTCATCGTACGTGAACCTCAGCGCGACCGTAGCGATGATCAGGTCGCAGAGGGACGTCCTGATACTTCCTTCAAACAGGCCAATAGGAAAGGCCCCCGAGGACATACTCTTCGCCAACCTGCTCAAGCTGATGGCAGAGGGCCATGAAGTTGATGTCAGCGAATATACAAGGAAGACTGAGGAGATAAACAGGAACATAATAGCAGGCGTGGGCGAAAGGGATCTGGAATTCTGCCTCAGGGTTGACCACACAAATATCGTACCGGAGTACATCGATGGCAGAATAGTGCAGAGCCCTGATTCTGTGGCACTTACCGATGCCTGA
- a CDS encoding thiamine pyrophosphate-dependent dehydrogenase E1 component subunit alpha has product MTEVLDQDEKNLIVRGFTSMVLGRYFDKKIITAQRQGLVGFYTPMMGQEATQAGAAMALSKEDSVYGYYRDVTMLIYLGHPIEKIFDQIMGNAEDSAKGRQMPSHYSAKEINFMSVPSPVATNLPLAVGAAYAKKYRKQEGIVITTFGDGGTSTPDFHAAMNFAAVFDLPVVFLCENNGWAISLPVEKQTKAEIYKKAEAYGMKGVYVDGNDFIKTYRTVKDAVEYARSGNPILVEARSYRMGPHSTSDDPSKYRKNEVQENSDLDPLVIAEKLMISGGYLNQAEIDKIKDESKKMIDEKFEERLKIPAPDPETMFDDVYSEITWAIEEERGEILRR; this is encoded by the coding sequence ATGACGGAAGTTCTGGATCAGGATGAGAAAAACCTCATCGTAAGAGGTTTTACATCCATGGTGCTTGGGAGGTATTTTGACAAGAAGATCATAACGGCCCAGAGGCAGGGCCTGGTCGGTTTCTACACGCCCATGATGGGGCAGGAAGCCACGCAGGCCGGAGCTGCCATGGCGCTGTCAAAGGAGGACAGTGTCTACGGCTATTACCGCGACGTGACGATGCTCATTTACCTGGGGCATCCAATAGAGAAGATATTCGATCAGATAATGGGAAACGCCGAGGACAGTGCCAAGGGCAGGCAGATGCCCAGCCACTACAGTGCGAAGGAGATAAACTTCATGTCAGTTCCCAGCCCGGTAGCCACCAACCTGCCGCTTGCCGTTGGCGCAGCCTATGCCAAGAAATACAGAAAGCAGGAAGGCATCGTGATAACAACGTTCGGAGATGGCGGTACTTCGACCCCGGATTTCCATGCGGCCATGAACTTTGCAGCCGTCTTCGACCTTCCGGTGGTATTCCTCTGCGAGAACAACGGATGGGCCATATCCCTGCCCGTTGAGAAGCAGACCAAGGCTGAAATATACAAGAAGGCCGAAGCATATGGCATGAAGGGCGTCTACGTGGACGGAAACGATTTCATAAAGACCTACAGGACGGTCAAGGACGCGGTCGAGTACGCCAGATCTGGAAATCCGATTCTGGTGGAGGCGAGAAGCTACAGGATGGGGCCGCATTCAACATCGGACGATCCCAGCAAGTACCGCAAGAACGAGGTGCAGGAGAACAGCGATCTTGATCCGCTTGTCATAGCGGAGAAGCTGATGATCAGCGGAGGATACCTCAACCAGGCGGAGATCGACAAGATCAAGGACGAATCAAAGAAGATGATCGATGAGAAGTTCGAGGAGCGCCTCAAGATACCTGCTCCAGATCCTGAGACGATGTTTGATGACGTCTATTCCGAGATCACATGGGCAATTGAAGAGGAGAGGGGTGAGATACTACGCAGATGA
- a CDS encoding dihydrolipoamide acetyltransferase family protein produces the protein MYEFKLPDIGEGVTEGEIVRWDVKEGDMVEKDQDLVEVMTDKVTVKIPSPVRGKIVKILYREGQVVPVGSTLLQIDTGEEAPVQQPAGRAESTVQVAEVKQVPLPEVSGHVLASPAVRRIARENGIDLSKVGGTGEGGRVTLDDLERYMKSPAPSPAPSAGKAEAVHTAPQIPAQKPAPGREEILEMHGLRRIIFDKMTKAKQIMPHFTVMEEVDVTSMVSILDSAKARNRKVTVTGFLARIVPSILKQYPYLNAIYDETRRVYILKKYYNIGIAVDTPDGLNVFVIKDADRKSMVEISAEISDKASRARENKLQLDEVQDSTFTITNVGTIGGIMSTPIINYPEVAILGVHRILEREGRKYMYLSLSCDHRLIDGAVATRFIVDLKKVIEDPNAIIYEI, from the coding sequence ATGTACGAATTCAAACTGCCAGACATAGGTGAGGGGGTAACAGAGGGCGAGATAGTCAGATGGGATGTCAAGGAAGGCGACATGGTGGAGAAGGATCAGGACCTTGTTGAGGTTATGACGGACAAGGTCACAGTGAAGATACCGTCGCCCGTCAGGGGAAAGATAGTGAAGATACTCTACAGGGAGGGCCAGGTTGTCCCTGTGGGTTCTACCCTCCTGCAGATCGATACCGGTGAAGAGGCTCCGGTACAGCAGCCTGCCGGCCGTGCCGAAAGCACGGTTCAGGTTGCAGAGGTCAAGCAGGTGCCCCTGCCGGAGGTATCCGGGCATGTGCTTGCAAGCCCTGCAGTTAGGAGAATAGCGAGGGAGAACGGAATAGACCTCTCGAAGGTGGGAGGCACCGGAGAGGGTGGGCGCGTGACGCTTGACGATCTGGAGAGGTACATGAAGTCGCCTGCACCATCGCCAGCCCCATCCGCTGGAAAAGCGGAGGCCGTGCACACGGCGCCGCAGATCCCGGCCCAGAAGCCTGCACCTGGGAGAGAAGAGATCCTGGAGATGCATGGCCTGAGGCGGATAATATTCGACAAGATGACGAAGGCAAAGCAGATCATGCCCCATTTCACGGTGATGGAGGAAGTCGACGTCACATCCATGGTTTCGATTCTGGATTCCGCGAAGGCCAGGAACAGGAAGGTCACCGTCACGGGCTTTCTGGCAAGGATCGTGCCATCTATCCTGAAGCAGTATCCATACCTCAACGCAATTTACGATGAAACGCGCAGAGTTTACATACTGAAGAAATACTACAACATAGGCATAGCGGTTGACACGCCGGACGGCCTGAACGTCTTCGTCATAAAGGATGCTGATAGAAAGAGCATGGTGGAGATATCTGCAGAGATATCGGACAAGGCAAGCAGGGCACGCGAGAACAAGCTGCAGCTGGATGAAGTCCAGGATTCAACGTTCACCATAACCAACGTTGGCACAATAGGGGGCATAATGTCCACGCCAATAATCAACTATCCTGAGGTCGCAATACTGGGTGTGCACCGGATCCTGGAAAGAGAGGGGCGGAAATACATGTACCTATCGCTGTCCTGTGACCACAGGCTCATAGACGGAGCGGTTGCAACCAGGTTCATCGTGGATCTGAAAAAGGTTATTGAGGATCCGAACGCTATAATCTACGAGATCTGA
- a CDS encoding 6-hydroxymethylpterin diphosphokinase MptE-like protein: MDLPRWLAIYRSIADDFSFDPSADLLSSIILSNLVGKPELPDRKGSTAYVIGNGPNIDEAIQSISSGYTIVADSAISAYFAVRGCPDMIVTDLDGDVDTIFSCASKGTSIIIHAHGDNIHRIIGNGHRIRDDMIGTTQGIPYRNVANFFGFTDGDRSAYIASRMGFEKIVLVSFDFHHVNRSKPGNPAIKARKLKWAQAIISMLAEERGTALADGDFAEI, from the coding sequence ATGGATCTTCCCAGATGGCTGGCCATATACAGGTCCATCGCCGACGACTTCTCCTTTGATCCTTCAGCGGATCTTCTTTCATCCATCATACTTTCGAACCTCGTCGGAAAGCCGGAACTTCCCGACAGGAAGGGGAGCACGGCATACGTTATCGGAAATGGTCCGAACATAGATGAGGCGATACAGAGCATTTCCAGTGGATACACCATTGTAGCGGATTCAGCAATATCGGCCTATTTTGCAGTCCGCGGATGCCCGGACATGATAGTGACGGATCTGGACGGGGATGTCGATACGATATTCAGCTGTGCATCCAAGGGCACTTCGATCATAATACACGCGCATGGAGACAACATCCACAGGATCATAGGAAACGGACACAGGATAAGAGATGATATGATCGGAACCACCCAGGGCATTCCGTACAGGAATGTTGCAAACTTCTTCGGCTTCACCGATGGAGACAGATCGGCATACATAGCAAGCAGGATGGGCTTCGAAAAAATTGTTCTGGTTTCATTCGATTTCCATCACGTAAACAGATCGAAGCCTGGAAATCCTGCCATAAAGGCGAGGAAGCTGAAATGGGCACAGGCCATAATCTCTATGCTGGCCGAAGAACGCGGAACTGCCCTTGCAGACGGGGATTTTGCAGAGATATGA
- the lpdA gene encoding dihydrolipoyl dehydrogenase: MYDAIIIGSGPGGYAAAIRLGQRQKKVALIEKDKIGGECLNYGCIPSKALIELANSINYLREMPGVSLNYSIDMKKWQEWKWSMINRLTGGVETLCKGYGVDVIRGEAYIVDATHVKIGEKVIEGKNLVIATGSKPVRIKGIDDVMYNREVLDLDHIPESTAIIGGGYIGVEIGTALAKLGSKVTIIEMMPSILPGTDQELVRHVERRLSQLGVRVMTGKKVLNTQHGDKIRVNMEGGEYVEAEKVLMTVGRVPNTEGFGLENLKLEMDGRFIKTDAHKRTSVPNVYAIGDVSGQPMLAHKAYYDADIAADNICGMDSVVEYRAMPYVIYSDPEIAYTGSKSAKSTRFPVAANGRSLTMNESIGTFNIYYDEKGIVTGAGLAAPHASELISELSLAVESGLMAMDIGLTIHPHPTVSEGVKETAEEAYGKPLHFKI; this comes from the coding sequence ATGTACGATGCAATAATAATAGGTTCCGGCCCGGGAGGCTATGCAGCGGCCATACGCCTGGGCCAGAGGCAGAAGAAGGTCGCTCTCATCGAAAAGGACAAGATTGGCGGTGAATGCCTTAACTACGGCTGCATACCATCAAAAGCACTGATAGAACTCGCAAACTCGATAAACTACCTCAGGGAGATGCCAGGCGTATCCCTGAACTATTCCATAGACATGAAGAAATGGCAGGAATGGAAGTGGTCCATGATCAACAGGCTGACCGGCGGCGTGGAAACGCTCTGCAAGGGTTATGGCGTCGACGTCATAAGGGGCGAAGCTTACATCGTTGACGCAACCCATGTTAAAATAGGGGAGAAGGTGATCGAGGGAAAGAACCTGGTCATAGCCACCGGTTCCAAGCCGGTCAGGATAAAGGGCATCGACGATGTGATGTACAACAGGGAAGTGCTCGATCTCGATCACATACCGGAGTCAACGGCCATAATAGGCGGCGGCTACATAGGGGTTGAGATTGGGACGGCGCTTGCGAAGCTCGGATCCAAGGTGACAATAATTGAGATGATGCCCAGCATACTTCCCGGCACGGATCAGGAGCTTGTAAGGCATGTTGAGAGGAGGCTGTCCCAGCTCGGCGTCCGAGTTATGACCGGCAAGAAGGTTCTGAACACGCAGCACGGCGATAAGATAAGGGTGAACATGGAGGGCGGAGAGTACGTAGAGGCCGAGAAGGTCCTCATGACCGTTGGAAGGGTACCCAATACGGAGGGATTCGGCCTCGAGAACTTGAAGCTGGAGATGGACGGGCGCTTCATAAAGACGGACGCGCACAAGCGCACAAGCGTGCCGAACGTTTACGCCATAGGCGACGTGTCCGGGCAGCCCATGCTTGCGCACAAGGCATATTACGACGCGGATATTGCTGCGGACAACATATGCGGCATGGACAGCGTAGTAGAATACAGGGCCATGCCATACGTCATATACTCTGATCCTGAGATAGCGTACACCGGATCGAAGTCAGCGAAGTCAACCAGATTTCCGGTTGCAGCAAACGGGAGATCGCTTACCATGAACGAGAGCATCGGAACATTCAATATATACTACGATGAGAAGGGCATCGTAACAGGTGCCGGCCTTGCCGCACCTCACGCAAGCGAGCTGATAAGCGAACTGTCCCTTGCGGTTGAATCCGGGCTGATGGCAATGGACATAGGGCTGACCATACACCCGCATCCGACCGTCAGCGAGGGCGTCAAGGAGACTGCAGAAGAAGCCTACGGAAAGCCCCTGCACTTCAAAATTTGA
- a CDS encoding DUF373 family protein, whose product MTTLIINVDRDNDFGDKAGVKGPVVGYTECYNAAVRLISVDPEDSDSNALFGALKVYEDLRKKGEDVEIALLTGDNDVGEKSDEILSKQIADVVGSGLYTDAILVSDGAEDDYIVPVILSYIKIRYVKHIIVRHNENIESLYYYIVRALKDKKILSKILIPLGLVFLTYGLVSLIFILYSAYVTGVRIIDPTVGAITFVTLVLGAYLLERGFDLFNLMARLIREVHEYAQDTRILFFTYVIAGLLVLVGIASSYTIAVHTSKNGLDAFLVFLSLFTWWVYGSIFTTEVGRVAELAVGRKAGILKIWYGLIFSLSIAFVVYGMFNYIRYILGFITLKSGLISIFFLILGLIIAIVSSMVHRYFNENPEILREGT is encoded by the coding sequence ATGACAACCCTCATCATAAACGTGGATAGAGACAACGATTTCGGCGACAAGGCTGGTGTTAAAGGGCCTGTCGTGGGATACACAGAGTGCTATAATGCCGCCGTCAGGCTGATAAGTGTTGATCCTGAGGACTCTGATTCTAACGCGCTTTTCGGTGCTCTGAAGGTTTATGAGGATCTGAGAAAAAAGGGCGAGGACGTTGAAATAGCCCTGCTCACCGGCGATAATGATGTGGGAGAGAAATCCGACGAGATCCTGTCAAAGCAGATAGCCGACGTTGTCGGATCAGGACTTTACACCGACGCGATCCTCGTTTCGGATGGCGCTGAAGACGATTACATAGTCCCTGTTATCCTCTCGTACATAAAGATAAGGTACGTGAAGCACATAATAGTGAGGCACAACGAGAACATAGAGAGCCTGTACTACTATATAGTGCGTGCGCTGAAGGACAAGAAGATCCTCAGCAAGATACTCATACCTCTGGGACTGGTCTTCCTGACCTACGGGCTTGTCTCGCTGATATTCATCCTTTACTCTGCATACGTTACCGGCGTAAGGATTATCGATCCTACGGTCGGAGCCATAACGTTCGTTACTCTGGTTCTTGGCGCGTATCTGCTTGAGAGGGGCTTCGATCTCTTCAACCTCATGGCCAGGCTGATACGCGAAGTACACGAATACGCACAGGATACCAGGATACTGTTCTTCACATACGTCATCGCGGGCCTGCTTGTGCTCGTGGGAATTGCCTCAAGTTATACGATAGCCGTGCACACGTCAAAGAACGGCCTCGATGCGTTCCTGGTATTCCTCTCGCTGTTCACCTGGTGGGTCTATGGATCCATATTCACCACGGAGGTTGGCAGGGTCGCCGAACTAGCCGTGGGAAGAAAGGCCGGCATACTCAAGATATGGTATGGCCTGATATTCTCGCTTTCGATAGCATTTGTAGTCTACGGCATGTTCAACTACATAAGGTATATTCTGGGCTTCATAACGCTCAAGTCCGGGCTCATAAGCATATTCTTCCTGATCCTGGGCCTGATAATAGCCATCGTATCCTCCATGGTGCACAGGTACTTCAATGAGAATCCGGAGATACTAAGAGAGGGCACCTGA